The window CCGACCACCGCGCAAGCCCTGGCGCGGATGAACGCGCAGATCGACGTGCGCAAAATCCTGCCGAGCATCCGGGTGCCTACGCTGGTGCTGCACCGGGCCAACGATGCACGGGTGAAATTCTCCGGCGGCCGCGATGTCGCCGAAAAAATTCCGGCGGCGCGGTTCGTCGAGATCGCCGGACGCGATCACCCGATCTGGACCGGCGACACCGATCGGGTGGCTGACGAGATCGAGGAATTTCTGACCGGCGTGCGGGCGCCGCCGCGCGACAACCGCTTCCTCGCGAGCCTCCTGGTGACGCGGTTGATCGCGCCGGCCGCGACCGCCGGCCGCGTCAGTGACCGCCGCTGGGGCGAACGAACCGAGCATTTGCGGCAGCAGGCCAGTGAGGCGGTCGCGCGCTACGGCGGCACGCCGATCGGGATCGGCCCTTCGGAAATCTCTGCCCGCTTCGACGGTCCGGCGCGCGCCGTGCGTTGCGCGCTGGAGCTATCCGCGCTCGCCCGCACGCTCGAATTCGAGCTCGCTAGCGCCGTCCACACCGGCGAAGTCGAAATGCGCGACGGGCTGGTCTCGGGCCTCGCCCTGCATGTCACCGAACGCATCGCGATGAATGCGCCGTCAGGCGACATGCTGGTGTCCGGCGTGGTCCATGACCTCGTTGCCGGTTCGGGGTTGCGCTTCGCGGACCGCGAGCCGATGGAAATTTCAGGTCTCGATGAAGCGGTCCGGATCTTCGTGGCGGTGGCCGAACAGCACCTCGAGCCCGTGGTCCGCACCCCGCATGCGCCGCGGCTCGACCATCTGAGCCTGCGCGAACGCGAAGTTCTAACGCTGGTGGCCGAGGGAATGAGCAATCCCGCGATCGCGGCGCGGTTGCGGGTCAGCAATCACACTGTCAAGCGCCACGTCGCCAATATCCTGCTCAAGCTCGACCTTCCGACCCGCGCCGCGGCCGCGGCCTTTGTCAGCCGCCAAGCCTGACCCCGCATCGCATCGCCCGATCGGGCCATCGCACCGATGGTCCTTTCGGGCGAAGCGGCGCGCGGCCGTTCCGGTCACACTGTCATCCATGGCATCAACCGCCGCCCGGTCACGGTCGGCGGCGCAAACTGGAGGATGACATGCGCAAGATCACTAAGATGATTGCTGCAGCGGTAATGGCCACGAGCCTCTACGCCTTGATAGTCCTCGCGCGGCCGGCGTTGGGGGAAGATGCCGGTAGCCAGGCAGCCTATCGCGACATCCAGCAGACCCTGGGCCTGGTTCCGACCTTCTTCAAATTATTCCCGGAAAGCGGCATCGCCGGCGCCTGGGCCGAGTTCAAAT is drawn from Bradyrhizobium lablabi and contains these coding sequences:
- a CDS encoding alpha/beta fold hydrolase yields the protein MPTIRYAHSGDIRIAYQVVGHGPIDLVFVPGFISNLEVHWEDPGYVHLIRRLSAFTRLIMFDKRGTGLSDRVDASALPGLETRMDDVRAVMDAAGSGRAALLGASEGAAMAALFAATYPSRTRTLILYGAYAHFLTSVMNKNVLEQFLSSIESSWGTGASLANFAPGRLDDPHFGAWWARFERLSATPTTAQALARMNAQIDVRKILPSIRVPTLVLHRANDARVKFSGGRDVAEKIPAARFVEIAGRDHPIWTGDTDRVADEIEEFLTGVRAPPRDNRFLASLLVTRLIAPAATAGRVSDRRWGERTEHLRQQASEAVARYGGTPIGIGPSEISARFDGPARAVRCALELSALARTLEFELASAVHTGEVEMRDGLVSGLALHVTERIAMNAPSGDMLVSGVVHDLVAGSGLRFADREPMEISGLDEAVRIFVAVAEQHLEPVVRTPHAPRLDHLSLREREVLTLVAEGMSNPAIAARLRVSNHTVKRHVANILLKLDLPTRAAAAAFVSRQA